In Perca flavescens isolate YP-PL-M2 chromosome 7, PFLA_1.0, whole genome shotgun sequence, the following proteins share a genomic window:
- the LOC114558593 gene encoding membrane-associated guanylate kinase, WW and PDZ domain-containing protein 1, translating to MSHRFMTVRRGSPAARSGQVQPGDQLETVEGRPVSGLQHRDLAQILRRAGTTLRLSITPRPHSSPVSEAADLDMDGRLMKGPRGRSKDEARFYNVDLERGPTGFGFSLRGGSEYNMGLYVLGLMEGGPAQRSNKIQVSDQLVEINGDSTSGMTHSQAVEQIRRGGHRIHLILKKGNGYVPDYGPEEGALSPSSSSHTEETHVETVAVTTASLSQQQRGGGGTEGGGGGGGERRKTRREGETKRRTTGGRGGLGPPDLDLDAVEKEAREEEEERRRRSQTLRQKGKWENQREQGRRSRSLPRISARSWDALLPPEGVEMEEEEEEEEEEERRRRSETKSRRRVTAANREGEERQERDDITPRRAKHSGSSGAPQKTVFSFLMPRDDESEFDSQSAASFSEVSQSAASVATAAGWREDSDWRRAESLWQQGNAPGPWLKPSPQKLTKVLIGCRLGGREALSL from the exons ATGTCTCACCGGTTCATGACGGTGCGTCGTGGCAGCCCTGCGGCCCGTAGTGGTCAGGTCCAGCCCGGTGACCAGCTGGAGACGGTGGAGGGCCGGCCGGTCTCAGGCCTGCAGCACCGGGACCTGGCCCAGATCCTGAGGAGGGCTGGGACCACGCTGAGACTCAGCATCACACCCAGACCCc ACTCGTCCCCTGTGTCAGAGGCAGCAGATCTGGATATGGACGGCCGCTTGATGAAAGGGCCCAGagggaggtcaaag gacGAGGCCAGGTTCTACAACGTGGATCTGGAGCGAGGTCCTACAGGTTTCGGTTTCTCTCTGAGGGGGGGCAGCGAGTACAACATGGGACTATATGTTCTGGGACTGATGGAGGGGGGGCCGGCCCAACGCAGCAACAAgatacag GTGTCGGACCAGCTGGTGGAGATAAACGGAGACAGCACATCGGGGATGACTCACAGTCAGGCTGTGGAGCAGATCAGGAGGGGGGGGCACCGAATCCACCTCATCCTCAAGAAAGGAAACGGATACGTGCCCGACTACG GCCCTGAGGAAGGAgccctctccccctcctcctcttcacacacagaggagacacATGTGGAAACTGTAGCCGTGACAACCGCCTCCCTCAGCCAGCAGCAGAGGGGAGGAGGTGGtacagaaggaggaggaggaggaggaggagagaggaggaagacaaggagagagggagaaaccaaACGAAGAAcaacaggaggaagaggagggttaGGGCCTCCTGATTTGGACCTAGACGCGGTGGAGAAGGAGGCacgagaggaggaggaggagaggaggaggagaagccaGACTCTCAGGCAGAAGGGGAAGTGGGAGAACCAGAGGGAGCAGGGAAGGAGGAGCAGAAGCTTACCCAGGATCAGTGCTCGATCCTGGGACGCGTTGCTTCCGCCGGAGGGggtggagatggaggaggaggaggaggaggaggaggaggaggagaggaggaggaggagcgagACGAAGAGCAGGAGGAGGGTGACAGCGGCCaacagagagggggaggagaggcaGGAGAGAGATGACATCACCCCCCGCCGCGCAAAGCACTCTGGGAGTTCCGGTGCGCCTCAGAAGACCGTGTTTTCCTTCCTCATGCCGAGGGACGACGAGAGCGAATTCGACAGCCAATCGGCAGCCAGCTTCTCAGAGGTCAGCCAATCGGCAGCCAGCGTCGCCACAGCCGCCGGGTGGAGGGAGGATTCCGATTGGAGGAGAGCAGAGTCACTGTGGCAACAGGGGAACGCCCCGGGCCCCTGGCTGAAGCCGAGCCCGCAGAAACTTACAAAGGTTTTGATTGGCTGTCGGCTCGGTGGGCGggaagctctctctctctga